The genomic segment AGACGACATACATCATAGAAGACCAGTTAGCTGAGGTACTGCGGTAAATCCGGCCCCCAGTAACGGATGCCAGTGCCAGGGCCGCCGCCTGGGAAATATCATGTGTTGGTGATTCGTACAGGCCCCCGATCCAATCAGCGATCTCTTGCAAGAGGGGAATCGGGATAATGGCGTCTTGACGGATGATGCTAGGCTCTGGTGTTGGTGCCCTGACTTCCTCCAGCAAGATGGCGACCCGCTCTGGATCAGGCGTAAATGCTTCCGCACCGATGGCCAGCGGATTAATCCAACCCGCCTGACCCGCTGCATAAAAATCGTTTCAAAGTTAACCGCGCCAACTGGTTTAAAACTTGTCCATGTTTTGTTAGCATCCTGGCCAGAATACTTATCAGACTTTTTCGACCAGTCATCCCAGAGTTTCCAGCCTTCAGCGCCCAATGGTCGCAAGGCCATCCCAAACTTTACCCAGCGGTCCCGATCATCCGAGTCCAGGTAGGACAAGGCATCGCGTAGCTCATCAAGCTGGCTTTGGGTGGCATAGCGGGAAGCGACCGAAGCAACAGCCGTAGAGACTGGCGGGGCGGCCAGATTGCGTATCCAATCGGGAAGGGGGGAAGGGTAGGCGCCCTTGAGCGGGTTGCTCTCTTCATCCCAGGTATAGGCGCCCAATGGCCCCATGGTGGGTTCCACCACGATATAGCCATTGCGCTTGACATCCACGCCGTCGCCCAACCTGCCAGGCAGGTTGGTTGGGATGCCTGATGGCAAGGTAAAAACGTGATGAGTGCCACCGCCTTGAGTCCAGGCGAATACTTCAGACTCAAGTTCGCCATGCTGCATTTGGAGTATTTCCATGGTCCAGATAGAACCATTGCGCGGGTCTTGGTCGATACAGACGAGCTCAGATCGCCCGAGATTGATCCCGATCCCAGCATCTGGCATCGCGCTCCACCAGCGGCGGATGATAGCGGGATCAATGGTGGCGTCATCCATGCCCTTGTTCACCAAGGCGCCAATCGGATGCTTGCCAGGGCTTTTGCAAAACCCATTGCGGCTTGCAATCCTTAGCGCCCATACGGAAAGCACCAGCCGAGCCGCATATTGCAAGGCCCGGACCAGGATAGGTCCGGAAAGACATAACGAGGGCGATGTAGAGTTCGGCGCCTAGGTCCTCTGCCACGGCGGGATCCGCGCCAGCGAGAGAACCAGGATCACGCGAGGCGAATATCACTGCCGCGCCTCCTTGGCGCGGGTTGTCTTTTGTTGTTGCCCCGGCAATCGGTTAGTACGATGGCGATATATTCCGGAGTGGGCATGCCCTGTCCTCAAGAAACGCCTCAATGATTTTCGCCATCTCGGCTCTTAATCGCGCGCTTCGTTCTTGGATTTTTCGTTTTCGCACTTGGATAAGCGCCTCGCCGTAGCTTGGGTGGGCTTTCGTCTGGGCCTTTGCTGCAAGCCATGGTTATCTGAGCGGGATTTGCGTTCGCACAACTTGGCTTGCTCGGGAACTGGGTGTTTCCGCAGTAACCCTACCAAGGACCCTAGCCGCAGATGGTAGATACCGAAATTCAACCACTAGGACGTGCCAAACTTTGGCCTAAAGGATGCTTGTGCGAGACGTGGTAAGATTTTCTGCGGCTTCGGGCTGTTGTCAACGTATGCTCCCTCAATCATATCCTTTTGCAATTATCCCCCTGGCGCCCAAAGAAAAGCCGCGCCCGTGCGCGGCCCTGTGGTTTATCTAAAAGCCGTCAACCCAGCGTGTTTTCCCCTGGCACCAATCCGCCACCGTCCATTCTGATACGCCAATCTGCTTACCGATCTTGGGATAGCTCAAGC from the bacterium genome contains:
- a CDS encoding bifunctional DNA primase/polymerase encodes the protein MQYAARLVLSVWALRIASRNGFCKSPGKHPIGALVNKGMDDATIDPAIIRRWWSAMPDAGIGINLGRSELVCIDQDPRNGSIWTMEILQMQHGELESEVFAWTQGGGTHHVFTLPSGIPTNLPGRLGDGVDVKRNGYIVVEPTMGPLGAYTWDEESNPLKGAYPSPLPDWIRNLAAPPVSTAVASVASRYATQSQLDELRDALSYLDSDDRDRWVKFGMALRPLGAEGWKLWDDWSKKSDKYSGQDANKTWTSFKPVGAVNFETIFMQRVRRVGLIRWPSVRKHLRLIQSGSPSCWRKSGHQHQSLASSVKTPLSRFPSCKRSLIGSGACTNHQHMIFPRRRPWHWHPLLGAGFTAVPQLTGLL